From the genome of Fusobacterium varium, one region includes:
- the fokIM_2 gene encoding Modification methylase FokI, which translates to MYLKSPFNYIGNKYRLLPQILPLFPEKCDTFYDMFCGGLDVTINMNSKRKVANDINHFVIEIMEFFKGKNYEDLIKEIEETIEKFNLSKENKESYYLFRDYYNKNKNPLCLYVLMSFSFNYQFRFNSNLDYNNPAGTDRSSFNPALKNRLFEFIKKLENIEFLNKNFKDFDYSCIKSNDFIYCDPPYRMSVGSYNDGKRGFEGWGIKDDLALFEILDELNERGIRFALSNVFFNNGFTNKELAKWSEKYNVHILKINYENSNYQRNKLFKTKEVLITNY; encoded by the coding sequence ATGTATTTAAAATCACCATTTAACTATATAGGAAATAAATATAGACTCCTACCTCAAATTTTACCTTTATTTCCAGAGAAATGTGATACTTTCTATGATATGTTTTGTGGAGGGTTAGATGTCACTATAAATATGAATTCTAAAAGAAAAGTGGCTAATGATATTAATCATTTTGTTATTGAAATAATGGAGTTTTTTAAAGGAAAAAATTATGAAGATCTTATTAAAGAAATAGAAGAGACTATAGAAAAATTTAATTTATCAAAAGAAAATAAAGAATCTTATTATTTATTTAGAGATTATTACAATAAGAATAAAAATCCTTTATGCCTTTATGTATTGATGAGTTTTTCATTCAATTACCAATTTAGATTTAACTCAAATTTGGATTATAACAATCCAGCTGGAACTGATAGAAGTAGTTTTAATCCTGCCCTTAAAAATAGACTTTTTGAATTTATAAAAAAACTAGAAAATATAGAATTCTTAAATAAAAATTTTAAGGATTTTGATTATTCTTGTATAAAAAGTAATGATTTTATTTATTGTGATCCTCCATATAGAATGTCAGTAGGATCATATAATGATGGAAAAAGAGGATTTGAAGGTTGGGGAATAAAAGATGATCTTGCTTTATTTGAAATATTAGATGAATTAAATGAGAGAGGAATACGATTTGCTTTATCTAATGTATTTTTTAACAATGGATTTACCAATAAGGAATTAGCAAAATGGAGTGAGAAATATAATGTACATATTTTAAAAATTAATTATGAAAATAGCAACTATCAGAGAAATAAACTTTTTAAAACAAAAGAAGTCCTGATCACTAATTATTAG
- the fokIM_1 gene encoding Modification methylase FokI — MRFIGGKALIMPYILNLIDKKTENVESVSDLFSGSGIVTRTLKKNGFKTISNDLMYFSYVILRGTVSLNYKPTFKKLNISNPIEYLNKLESKNMKIASEKLFIYNNYSPKGQRMYFTEKNAIKIDLIRNEIEIWKTSSKITEDEYYYLLACLLESVPYISNITGVYGAYLKHWDKRALNELELKELEIENNSYKNLVYNEDANVLTKEIECDLAYYDPPYNQRQYLPNYHILETIARYDAPIIKGVTGLRDYKKQKSKYCSKATVLKTFESLIKNTKSKYIIISYNTEGILSHDEICDILSRYGKAHTLYVQHIEYLRYKNVHTNKNKELKEILYFIEKEV; from the coding sequence ATGAGATTTATTGGAGGAAAGGCATTAATTATGCCTTATATACTTAATTTAATAGATAAAAAAACAGAAAATGTAGAGTCAGTATCAGATTTATTTTCTGGTTCAGGGATAGTAACAAGAACATTGAAAAAAAATGGATTTAAAACAATATCAAATGATTTAATGTATTTTAGTTATGTAATTTTAAGAGGGACTGTTTCTTTAAATTATAAGCCTACATTCAAAAAATTAAATATCAGTAATCCAATAGAATATTTAAATAAATTAGAATCAAAAAATATGAAGATAGCTTCTGAGAAATTATTTATTTATAATAATTATAGTCCTAAAGGACAAAGGATGTATTTTACTGAAAAGAATGCAATTAAGATTGACTTGATAAGAAATGAAATTGAAATATGGAAAACGTCATCAAAAATAACTGAAGATGAATATTATTACTTGTTGGCATGTCTTTTAGAATCTGTTCCATATATAAGTAATATTACGGGTGTATATGGAGCTTATTTGAAGCATTGGGATAAAAGAGCTTTAAATGAATTAGAATTAAAAGAATTAGAAATTGAAAATAATTCCTATAAAAATTTAGTTTATAATGAAGATGCAAATGTACTAACTAAAGAAATTGAATGTGATTTAGCATACTATGACCCTCCATATAATCAAAGACAATATTTACCAAACTATCATATCTTAGAAACAATAGCTAGATATGATGCTCCAATTATAAAAGGTGTAACTGGATTAAGAGATTACAAAAAACAAAAAAGTAAGTACTGTAGTAAAGCTACAGTGTTGAAGACTTTTGAAAGTTTGATTAAAAATACTAAATCTAAATATATAATCATTAGCTATAATACAGAGGGAATATTGTCTCATGATGAGATATGTGATATATTATCAAGATATGGAAAAGCACACACATTATATGTTCAACACATTGAGTATCTAAGATATAAAAATGTACATACAAATAAAAATAAAGAACTGAAAGAAATATTATATTTTATAGAAAAGGAGGTTTAG
- a CDS encoding colanic acid biosynthesis protein — protein sequence MKKILIKAYTQLNLGDDLFIKILCERYENTEFYLFATPEYKNLKGIKTNNLKILYNDTFTKKVLFRLGKKIGIPNILEDLKLKELDGVVNIGGSIFIENDFLKEDFKIRERNLKFGKNYFILGANFGPYKSEAFKNMYHEFFKKCKDVCFREKYSYELFKDLENVRFGKDIVFSLKQDVVEKENYVLFSIILPSARPEFSEIEAEYFSKLKTLVLDIIKSGKEVKLMSFCQGEKDEEAIKKLLSMIPIEQHKYISKYFYRGDINEALEILNKSDSIIATRFHAMILGFVLKKAVFPIAYSKKMTNVLEDLEFEQNYVSLENLEKLNFSKFRENKVLSPNILLNAAQDGEKHFLKLDSFLNSK from the coding sequence ATGAAAAAAATATTAATAAAAGCATATACACAGCTAAACTTAGGAGATGATCTTTTTATAAAAATACTTTGCGAAAGATATGAAAATACTGAGTTTTATCTTTTTGCTACCCCTGAATATAAAAATTTAAAAGGAATAAAAACAAACAATTTAAAAATTTTATATAATGATACTTTTACAAAAAAAGTATTATTCCGTTTAGGAAAAAAAATTGGAATACCAAATATTCTAGAAGATTTAAAACTAAAAGAATTAGATGGTGTGGTTAATATAGGTGGTTCAATTTTTATAGAAAATGATTTTTTAAAGGAAGATTTTAAAATTAGAGAAAGAAATTTAAAATTCGGAAAAAATTACTTTATTTTAGGAGCAAATTTTGGTCCTTATAAAAGTGAAGCCTTTAAAAATATGTATCATGAATTCTTTAAAAAATGTAAAGATGTATGTTTTAGAGAAAAATATTCATATGAACTTTTTAAAGATTTAGAAAATGTAAGATTTGGAAAGGACATAGTCTTTAGTCTAAAACAAGATGTAGTAGAAAAAGAGAATTACGTATTATTTTCTATAATTTTACCATCTGCAAGACCAGAATTTTCAGAAATAGAAGCAGAATATTTTAGTAAATTAAAAACATTGGTATTAGATATTATAAAAAGTGGAAAAGAAGTAAAACTTATGTCTTTTTGCCAAGGTGAAAAAGATGAAGAAGCTATAAAAAAATTATTAAGTATGATACCAATTGAGCAGCATAAATATATTTCCAAGTATTTTTATAGAGGAGATATAAATGAAGCACTGGAAATATTAAACAAATCTGATAGTATTATTGCAACAAGATTTCATGCTATGATATTGGGATTTGTTCTTAAAAAAGCTGTATTTCCTATAGCATACAGTAAAAAAATGACAAATGTCTTAGAAGATTTAGAATTTGAACAAAATTATGTTTCTTTAGAAAATTTAGAAAAGTTAAATTTTTCAAAATTTAGAGAAAATAAAGTATTATCTCCGAATATTCTTTTAAATGCAGCTCAAGATGGAGAAAAACACTTTTTAAAATTAGATAGTTTTTTAAATAGCAAATAG
- a CDS encoding phosphonate utilization associated putative membrane protein: MWFVFALMSAVFAALTSIFAKIGIEGINSNLATAIRTVVVLFMAWGMVFFTGTQNQIGNIGQRSWIFLILSGMATGFSWLFYYKALQIGEASKVVPIDKFSVVIAMVMAFVILKETVTLKTVLGGVFITIGTFIMIL; the protein is encoded by the coding sequence ATGTGGTTTGTATTTGCATTGATGTCAGCAGTATTTGCAGCACTTACATCTATTTTTGCTAAAATAGGAATAGAGGGGATAAATTCAAATTTAGCAACTGCTATAAGGACAGTGGTGGTATTATTTATGGCTTGGGGAATGGTATTTTTTACTGGAACTCAAAATCAAATTGGAAATATAGGGCAGAGAAGTTGGATATTTTTAATTTTATCAGGAATGGCAACAGGATTTTCATGGCTTTTTTATTATAAAGCACTTCAAATAGGAGAAGCTTCAAAAGTTGTACCAATAGATAAGTTTAGTGTAGTAATTGCTATGGTAATGGCTTTTGTGATATTAAAAGAAACAGTTACATTGAAAACTGTTTTAGGTGGGGTATTTATAACAATAGGAACATTTATTATGATATTATAA
- the mleN_4 gene encoding Malate-2H(+)/Na(+)-lactate antiporter, which translates to MENYGFLSILPIIVAVAMAIKTKNVILSLFSSVFLGALILLNYNPLLTTKTLMTDYFVKQLTDSYNAGVIVLMVFIGGFIELMMRSGGAYAFAQSVGKYINSKTKAQLSAYLAGIVIFFSDLGTPLIVGPIFAPFFKKLKISKEKLAFILDTTSSPVAVLVPFIGWGVFIIGLLQKEFENLNLNLSDYESFVKAIPFNTYPLLALTIVPALALMKLDFGPMKKVEDDIFNDTELEVLEKKEYIVENAKPIYVWLPILVLLITLFSMLGFDFMFRRFSGSEFRAALSSGYLYAAIVLSVMMIINKSKTFNEIFSIYLNGINKMTQITIILILAWSLGTINKNLGSADYIVHFIKSINLNSGFIPMIAFLLGCIISFSTGSSWGTYSIMIPIVIPMTVALNTPLYVTIGSILSGGLFGDHVSPISDTTILASAGSGCSHIEHVKTQFYYAAINGVISLGTFLIGGFFQSYIVLVVAIILQLTILTVIKIKQGNK; encoded by the coding sequence ATGGAAAACTATGGGTTTTTATCTATATTGCCTATCATAGTAGCAGTTGCTATGGCAATAAAAACTAAAAATGTAATTTTATCACTTTTCAGCAGTGTCTTTTTGGGGGCTCTTATACTTTTAAACTATAATCCTCTTCTCACAACAAAAACACTAATGACAGATTATTTTGTAAAACAGCTGACTGACAGTTATAATGCTGGAGTTATTGTTTTAATGGTATTCATAGGTGGATTTATTGAACTTATGATGAGATCAGGAGGAGCCTATGCTTTTGCTCAAAGTGTTGGTAAATATATCAATTCCAAAACTAAAGCTCAACTTTCAGCATATCTTGCAGGAATAGTTATTTTCTTTTCTGATTTAGGTACTCCATTGATTGTTGGACCAATATTTGCTCCATTTTTCAAAAAATTAAAAATATCTAAAGAGAAACTTGCTTTTATTCTTGATACTACTTCATCACCTGTAGCAGTATTAGTTCCTTTTATAGGGTGGGGAGTTTTTATCATAGGGCTTCTTCAAAAAGAATTTGAAAATTTAAATTTAAATCTTTCAGACTATGAAAGTTTTGTGAAAGCAATTCCATTTAATACATATCCTCTTCTTGCTCTTACTATTGTTCCTGCTCTGGCTCTTATGAAGCTTGATTTTGGACCTATGAAAAAAGTAGAAGATGATATATTTAATGATACAGAACTTGAAGTTTTAGAGAAAAAAGAGTATATTGTAGAAAATGCTAAGCCTATCTATGTATGGCTTCCAATACTGGTTCTTTTAATCACATTATTTTCTATGCTTGGATTTGATTTTATGTTTAGAAGATTCTCTGGAAGTGAATTCAGAGCAGCATTAAGCAGTGGATATTTGTATGCAGCTATTGTTCTTTCTGTTATGATGATAATAAACAAAAGTAAAACTTTTAATGAAATATTTTCAATATACCTAAATGGTATAAATAAAATGACTCAAATAACTATAATTCTTATACTTGCATGGTCTTTAGGAACTATCAATAAAAATCTTGGTTCTGCTGATTACATAGTTCATTTTATAAAAAGCATAAATCTAAATTCTGGATTTATTCCAATGATAGCTTTTCTGCTTGGATGTATAATATCATTTTCTACTGGAAGTTCTTGGGGAACATACAGTATAATGATTCCTATAGTTATTCCTATGACTGTAGCACTTAATACTCCTTTATATGTAACTATTGGTTCTATACTGTCTGGAGGATTATTTGGAGATCACGTTTCTCCTATATCAGATACAACTATACTTGCTTCTGCTGGTTCTGGCTGCAGTCACATTGAGCATGTAAAAACTCAATTTTATTATGCAGCTATCAATGGAGTAATTTCTTTAGGAACTTTTCTTATAGGAGGATTTTTCCAAAGCTATATTGTACTGGTTGTAGCTATTATTTTACAACTTACAATTTTAACGGTTATAAAAATAAAACAAGGAAATAAATAA
- the cobQ_1 gene encoding Cobyric acid synthase: MHRKIMIQGTGSSVGKSIITAGLCRIFAQDGYRVSPFKSQNMALNSFVDIDGLEMGRAQVVQAEAAMELPRAFMNPILLKPNSDNNSQIIIEGIPDTNMNAVDYFSNSNKLKVIAKRNYEIIEKNFDIGVLEGGGSPAEINLRKWDLVNMGMAELVDAPVILVGNIETGGVFASLYGTIALLDENDRKRIKGVIINKFRGDLELLKPGIDMFEKKLKDEGMNIKVLGVVPYEKLDIEEEDVLAKKLTANTNEKRDINISVIRTNKMSNYTDFDALSQYSDVALNYVYSPEQLGEEDIIILPGSKNTLSDLELLKANGIFDKIKKLYSTGTTVVGICGGFQMMGKEIFDPHHIESDIEKTEGFGIMDTVTTMEKTKYTKQVEKTLSESDCELLCGCNGLHIKGYEIHQGITHGSEKNLTVETDYTVLAKDNAFGTYIHGIFDNSKFTRTFLNNIRKKKGLNPLNELFEFSEFKENEYNKLADLLRNNLDIDAIYGILK, from the coding sequence ATGCATAGAAAAATTATGATACAAGGAACTGGTTCATCTGTTGGGAAAAGTATTATTACAGCTGGATTATGTAGAATCTTTGCCCAAGATGGATATAGAGTTTCTCCTTTTAAATCTCAAAATATGGCTCTGAATTCCTTTGTGGATATTGATGGACTGGAAATGGGAAGAGCTCAGGTTGTACAAGCTGAAGCAGCTATGGAACTTCCCAGAGCTTTTATGAATCCAATACTTCTAAAACCTAATTCTGATAATAATTCACAAATTATTATTGAGGGAATTCCTGACACAAATATGAATGCTGTAGATTATTTTTCAAATTCTAACAAGTTAAAAGTTATTGCAAAAAGAAATTATGAAATAATAGAAAAAAATTTTGATATTGGAGTACTTGAAGGTGGAGGAAGTCCAGCTGAAATTAATCTTAGAAAATGGGATTTGGTAAATATGGGAATGGCTGAACTTGTAGATGCTCCTGTTATTTTAGTTGGAAATATTGAAACTGGTGGAGTTTTTGCTTCACTGTATGGAACTATTGCCTTACTTGATGAAAATGACAGAAAAAGAATAAAGGGAGTTATAATTAATAAATTTAGAGGTGATCTGGAGCTTTTAAAACCTGGTATAGATATGTTTGAAAAAAAACTGAAAGATGAAGGTATGAATATAAAAGTTTTAGGTGTAGTCCCTTATGAAAAACTTGATATTGAAGAAGAAGATGTCTTAGCTAAAAAACTGACTGCTAATACTAATGAAAAAAGAGATATAAACATCAGTGTTATCAGAACTAATAAAATGTCTAATTATACAGATTTTGATGCTTTAAGCCAATATTCAGATGTAGCACTAAATTATGTATACAGTCCTGAACAACTTGGAGAAGAGGATATAATTATCCTACCTGGAAGTAAAAATACTCTTTCTGATCTTGAACTATTAAAAGCTAATGGTATTTTTGATAAAATAAAAAAATTATATTCCACTGGAACTACAGTAGTAGGTATATGTGGTGGTTTTCAAATGATGGGAAAAGAAATTTTCGACCCTCACCATATTGAAAGTGATATAGAAAAAACTGAAGGTTTTGGAATAATGGATACTGTTACTACAATGGAAAAAACAAAATATACAAAACAGGTAGAAAAAACACTTTCTGAATCTGACTGTGAACTATTATGTGGATGTAATGGACTTCATATAAAAGGATATGAGATTCATCAGGGGATTACACATGGAAGTGAAAAAAATCTTACTGTTGAAACTGATTATACTGTACTTGCAAAAGATAATGCTTTTGGAACATATATACATGGAATCTTTGATAACAGTAAATTTACCAGAACATTTTTAAATAATATCAGAAAGAAAAAAGGATTAAATCCACTGAATGAACTTTTTGAATTTTCTGAATTTAAAGAAAATGAATATAATAAATTAGCTGATTTACTTAGAAATAATTTAGATATAGATGCAATATATGGTATTCTAAAATAA
- a CDS encoding putative glycosyl transferase produces MSRVVIKNKNIIFKKVENGGCSSARNLGISLAKGKYITFLDSDDWIDEDMYIDMVNEAERKKADIVICGFKKLNENGNLLSIVNVSEKQNKDDYVDCTADWFASPWNKIYRKEILDKNNIKFLLDVYAGEDLFFNFMCFFYSKNIISIDKPYYNYFMNQESVSNNYKNRIDIYIVINELINFYKSNGVYKENINKVRECFKYHGIMYPFDVLQKLSENNIENWKKYYVEIKKEIKKLNRIETLDIKMYYYYRIFRLKMLWLKPLKKILTRKLGEK; encoded by the coding sequence ATGTCTAGAGTTGTCATTAAAAATAAGAACATAATATTCAAAAAAGTTGAAAATGGTGGCTGCAGTTCTGCCAGAAATTTAGGTATTTCTTTAGCTAAAGGAAAATATATAACTTTTTTAGATTCAGATGATTGGATAGATGAAGATATGTATATAGATATGGTAAATGAGGCTGAGAGAAAAAAAGCAGATATAGTCATATGTGGTTTTAAAAAACTGAATGAAAATGGAAATCTTCTTTCAATAGTTAATGTTTCTGAAAAACAAAATAAAGATGACTATGTAGATTGTACAGCAGATTGGTTTGCATCTCCATGGAATAAAATTTATAGAAAAGAAATATTAGATAAAAATAATATTAAATTTTTATTAGATGTCTATGCAGGAGAAGATCTATTCTTTAATTTTATGTGTTTTTTCTACAGTAAAAATATCATATCTATTGATAAACCCTATTATAATTATTTTATGAATCAAGAATCAGTTTCAAATAATTATAAAAACAGAATAGATATTTATATTGTTATAAATGAATTAATAAACTTTTATAAAAGCAATGGAGTATATAAAGAAAATATAAATAAAGTTAGGGAATGCTTCAAATATCATGGTATAATGTACCCCTTTGATGTACTTCAAAAATTAAGTGAAAATAATATTGAAAATTGGAAAAAATATTATGTGGAAATAAAAAAAGAAATAAAAAAATTAAATAGAATAGAAACTTTAGATATAAAAATGTATTACTATTACAGAATTTTCAGGCTAAAAATGTTGTGGCTTAAGCCACTAAAAAAAATATTAACAAGAAAATTAGGTGAAAAATAA
- the argH gene encoding Argininosuccinate lyase encodes MQFFSGRFKEKASHLILDFHSSINFDKRLYKYDIMGSIAHVRGLGKQGIIPVADCELIEKTLKEILTDIEDGKITFSIEYEDIHMNIEKILIDRIGDVGKKLHTGRSRNDQVALDMKLFTKEEIVKVQAQLLDLLEIINGIAKENISTYMPGFTHLQKAQPVSFSHYILAYAEMFRRDFIRLKNAAALADTSPLGSAALAGTTYPLDRNFTSSILGFSSPTWNSMDSVSDRDYLIEIMNAFALIMVHLSRFCEEIIIYSSNDFGYIELSDSFSTGSSIMPQKKNPDAAELIRGKSGRVFGDLMALLTTMKGIPLAYNKDMQEDKENFFDSLDTVKGCLAVFNGMIHTMTIKKERLLAAAAQGFINATDVADYLTEKGMSFRDAYKIVGSMVAYCIDNNTTFEEISINTYKEFSELFENDIYEMISIKNCVEKRCTLGGPGKESIKAHIEFLDKFITESENIVTDYKLNDIL; translated from the coding sequence ATGCAATTTTTTTCTGGGAGATTTAAAGAAAAGGCAAGTCATCTTATTCTTGACTTTCATTCATCAATAAACTTTGATAAAAGACTTTATAAATATGATATTATGGGAAGTATAGCCCATGTTAGAGGACTGGGAAAGCAGGGAATAATTCCTGTTGCTGATTGTGAACTTATAGAAAAAACTCTTAAAGAAATACTTACTGACATTGAAGATGGAAAAATAACTTTTTCTATTGAGTATGAAGATATTCATATGAATATTGAAAAAATTCTTATAGATAGAATAGGAGATGTAGGAAAAAAACTACATACTGGAAGAAGCAGAAATGATCAGGTTGCTCTAGATATGAAATTATTTACAAAAGAGGAAATAGTTAAAGTACAGGCACAGCTTCTTGATCTGCTTGAAATTATAAATGGAATCGCTAAAGAAAATATATCTACATATATGCCTGGGTTTACTCATCTTCAAAAAGCTCAGCCAGTTTCTTTTTCACACTACATTTTAGCTTATGCTGAAATGTTTAGAAGAGATTTTATCAGGCTTAAAAATGCTGCTGCTTTAGCTGATACATCACCACTTGGATCTGCTGCTCTGGCTGGGACTACTTATCCTTTAGATAGAAACTTCACGAGCTCTATACTTGGTTTCTCTTCTCCTACTTGGAACAGTATGGATAGTGTCAGCGACAGAGATTACCTTATTGAAATAATGAATGCTTTTGCACTTATTATGGTACATCTTTCTCGTTTCTGTGAGGAAATAATAATCTATAGTTCTAATGACTTTGGCTACATAGAGTTAAGTGATTCTTTCTCTACTGGAAGCAGTATTATGCCACAAAAGAAAAATCCTGATGCTGCTGAACTTATAAGAGGAAAAAGTGGAAGAGTTTTTGGTGATTTAATGGCTTTACTTACAACTATGAAGGGAATTCCTCTTGCATATAATAAAGATATGCAGGAAGATAAAGAAAATTTCTTTGACAGCCTTGATACAGTAAAAGGATGTCTGGCTGTATTCAATGGAATGATTCATACTATGACTATAAAAAAAGAAAGACTTCTTGCTGCTGCAGCTCAAGGATTTATCAATGCAACTGATGTAGCTGATTATCTGACTGAAAAAGGAATGAGTTTCAGAGATGCTTATAAAATAGTTGGAAGTATGGTAGCTTATTGTATTGACAACAATACTACTTTTGAGGAAATCTCTATAAATACTTATAAAGAATTTTCTGAATTATTTGAAAACGATATTTATGAAATGATATCTATTAAAAATTGTGTAGAAAAACGTTGTACTCTTGGAGGACCTGGAAAAGAAAGCATAAAAGCACATATAGAATTTTTAGATAAATTTATCACTGAATCTGAAAATATAGTCACAGATTATAAATTAAACGATATATTATAA
- a CDS encoding Polysaccharide biosynthesis protein yields MAKNELKIGTTLSMMTIIVSSVIQILYTPLYIKYLGPGDYGINSLVQSIIGYISILNLGLGNTMLRYTTKYRAEGKIEEEKSLNGMFLMIFSILMAIAFIIGVYIYFNIEKFFKVSFTIEELKKTKAVFTILVLNVIISFPMGIFSTNLTSKEKFIYQRGIKLITIILNPIVGAILMINGFGLIAVTASTVCFALISYLFDMIYAFKLGMKIKFSKFNNIILKEIFIYSFLFF; encoded by the coding sequence ATGGCTAAGAACGAATTAAAAATAGGAACAACTCTTTCAATGATGACAATAATTGTAAGCTCAGTCATTCAAATTTTATATACACCTCTATACATAAAATATTTAGGTCCTGGAGATTATGGAATAAATTCATTAGTTCAATCAATAATAGGATATATCTCTATTTTAAACTTAGGTTTAGGAAATACAATGCTAAGATATACAACAAAATATCGGGCTGAAGGAAAGATAGAAGAAGAAAAATCTTTAAATGGAATGTTCTTAATGATTTTCTCAATTTTAATGGCAATAGCTTTTATTATTGGTGTGTATATATATTTCAATATAGAAAAATTTTTTAAAGTAAGCTTTACAATAGAGGAACTAAAAAAAACAAAAGCAGTATTTACAATATTGGTTTTAAATGTTATTATTTCCTTTCCTATGGGAATTTTTTCAACTAATTTAACATCTAAAGAAAAATTTATATACCAAAGAGGAATAAAACTCATTACAATCATATTGAATCCTATTGTTGGAGCAATTTTAATGATAAATGGCTTTGGATTAATAGCAGTAACTGCTTCTACTGTATGTTTTGCATTAATTTCTTATTTATTTGATATGATTTATGCTTTTAAATTGGGTATGAAAATAAAATTTTCTAAATTTAACAATATTATTTTAAAAGAAATATTTATATACTCATTTTTATTTTTTTAA
- the kfoC_1 gene encoding Chondroitin polymerase codes for MLSVVVPAYNIEKYIERCINSILNQKLKNIEIIIIDDGSKDKTSDICLELSLKIRT; via the coding sequence ATGTTAAGTGTTGTAGTCCCAGCTTATAATATTGAAAAATATATTGAACGATGTATAAATTCAATTTTAAATCAAAAATTAAAAAATATTGAAATAATAATTATAGATGATGGTTCAAAAGATAAAACTTCTGATATATGTCTAGAGTTGTCATTAAAAATAAGAACATAA
- the btuF_1 gene encoding Vitamin B12-binding protein precursor, translating into MMIKKFSIIIFLLFSIVSFSKEYNRIASGSPAITEILYELGLKDKIIAMDKNSDIKELDDMKIPKVSFYHMNTESIFSLKADLIILSTFNKADREDFIEFMRKKGTDVIYISDIKSIKDIYDCIREIGEKTERKSEAEKIISRMEKEINEVQEISKNIKKRKKVYFEISPFPSMYTFGKGVFMNEMLEIAGVENIFNDKTGWFIPSLEVIAARNPDIIFTSTYQVADPVKEIIDRGNWNIIKAVREKRIYPISKEAVRPSTRVTEVIKKISEISYPEYYKK; encoded by the coding sequence ATGATGATAAAAAAGTTTTCAATAATAATTTTTTTACTTTTTTCTATTGTATCTTTTTCAAAGGAATATAATAGAATAGCTTCTGGAAGTCCAGCAATAACAGAGATATTATATGAATTGGGACTAAAAGATAAAATAATTGCTATGGATAAAAATTCTGACATAAAAGAATTAGATGATATGAAGATACCAAAAGTAAGCTTTTACCATATGAATACAGAGAGCATTTTTTCTTTGAAAGCAGATTTAATAATTCTTTCAACATTTAATAAAGCAGATAGAGAAGATTTTATTGAATTTATGAGAAAAAAAGGAACAGATGTTATTTATATTTCTGATATAAAAAGTATAAAAGATATTTATGATTGTATAAGGGAGATAGGAGAAAAGACAGAAAGGAAATCTGAAGCAGAAAAAATAATTTCTAGAATGGAAAAAGAAATAAATGAAGTACAAGAAATAAGTAAAAATATAAAAAAGAGGAAAAAAGTATATTTTGAAATTTCTCCATTTCCATCTATGTATACATTTGGGAAAGGTGTATTTATGAATGAAATGTTGGAAATTGCAGGAGTAGAAAATATATTTAATGATAAAACTGGGTGGTTTATACCAAGCTTGGAAGTCATAGCAGCAAGAAATCCTGATATAATATTTACCAGTACTTACCAAGTAGCTGATCCAGTAAAAGAAATCATTGATAGAGGTAATTGGAATATAATAAAGGCTGTAAGAGAAAAGAGAATATACCCAATAAGCAAGGAAGCTGTAAGACCATCAACCAGAGTAACAGAAGTGATAAAAAAAATATCAGAAATCAGTTACCCAGAATATTATAAAAAATAG